From Haemorhous mexicanus isolate bHaeMex1 chromosome 1, bHaeMex1.pri, whole genome shotgun sequence, one genomic window encodes:
- the KLF10 gene encoding Krueppel-like factor 10 gives MEMMTEKQRDMKYFWNNTPEKSDYEAVEALISMSCNWKSDLKKHAEMRPITPASDMSEESDEALLPGAADFNAIPAFCLTPPYSPSDLEMSQVIHPLGKALPEAAKPPLATPRREAERSPAARPLKARVTSVIRHTADAQLCDHTTCPVRAASVLKYQDSAWREANRKQNAREEHSVCSAVAASAETSELSEAEGRTAEPAAGPVPLTKPSVSKEESVPEPAEQPAVAAPLSPAQGSGAPPVPVICQMVPLPTNNNVVAAVVPSPAPSQQPALCQPMVFMGTQVPKGAVMFVVPQPVVQGTKAPIVSPNGTRLSPIAPAPGFVPSTAKTTPQADSSRIRSHICGYPGCGKTYFKSSHLKAHVRTHTGEKPFSCSWKGCERRFARSDELSRHRRTHTGEKKFACPMCERRFMRSDHLTKHARRHLSAKKLPNWQMEVSKLSDGAVPPASATAQ, from the exons ATGGAGATGATGACTGAAAAACAGAGAGATATGAAGTATTTCTGGAACAATACGCCTGAAAAAAGTGATTATGAGGCTGTAGAAGCCCTTATTTCTATGAGTTGCAACTGGAAATCAGATCTTAAGAAACATGCAGAAATGAGACCTATAACTCCTGCATCTGACATGTCAGAAGAAAGTGACGAGGCTTTgcttcctggagcagcagactTCAATGCCATACCAGCATTT TGCCTGACCCCTCCCTACAGCCCTTCCGATTTGGAGATGTCGCAGGTGATCCATCCGCTCGGCAAGGCACTGCCCGAGGCTGCCAAGCCTCCTCTGGCCACACCTcggagagaagcagagaggtCTCCAGCAGCCAGGCCTCTGAAGGCTCGAGTGACAAGTGTCATCCGCCACACGGCTGATGCCCAGCTCTGTGATCACACAACCTGCCCTGTGAGAGCGGCCAGTGTGCTCAAATACCAGGACAGTGCTTGGAGGGAAGCAAACAGGAAGCAGAACGCCAGAGAAGAGCACTCCGTGTGCTCTGCCGTGGCAGCCAGTGCTGAGACCAGCGAACTGTCAGAGGCAGAAGGAAGAactgcagagccagctgctggTCCCGTGCCCTTGACAAAGCCCTCGGTGAGCAAGGAGGAGTCTGTCCCTGAGCCGGCAGAGCAGCCAGCGGTGGCAgcaccactgtcccctgccCAAGGCAGCGGAGCCCCCCCTGTGCCAGTGATCTGCCAGATGGTCCCACTGCCCACAAACAACAATGTTGTGGCAGCCGTGGTGCCCAGCCCCGCGCCGAGCCAGCAGCCGGCTCTCTGTCAGCCCATGGTCTTCATGGGCACCCAGGTTCCCAAAGGTGCTGTCATGTTTGTTGTGCCCCAGCCAGTTGTGCAGGGCACAAAGGCTCCCATTGTTAGTCCAAATGGCACAAGACTCTCTCCCAttgcccctgctcctggcttTGTACCTTCTACAGCAAAAACCACTCCTCAGGCTGATTCTTCAAGAATAAGAAGTCACATTTGCGGCTACCCAGGATGTGGGAAAACATACTTCAAGAGCTCCCATTTGAAGGCTCATGTCAGAACACACACAG GAGAAAAGCCGTTCAGTTGCAGTTGGAAAGGCTGTGAGAGGAGGTTTGCTCGCTCTGATGAACTGTCTCGGCACCGCAGGACGCACACTGGGGAGAAGAAGTTTGCCTGCCCGATGTGCGAGCGGCGGTTCATGCGGAGCGACCACCTCACGAAGCACGCACGTCGCCACTTGTCGGCAAAGAAATTACCGAACTGGCAGATGGAGGTGAGCAAGCTCAGTGATGGAGCCGTGCCGCCAGCGTCTGCCACCGCCCAGTGA